In Numidum massiliense, a single genomic region encodes these proteins:
- a CDS encoding NUDIX domain-containing protein — MSTLNEPTIKSETIFEGKIITVQVDDVQLPNGKTATRELVKHSGAVAVLPLTKDQRLVLVEQFRKPLERVTVEIPAGKLEPGEDPLACAQRELAEETGFTARKWSPLVSFFTSPGFADEKIHLYVAEQLEAGKAAPDEDEFVHAMQVTFEEAQQLIAQGRICDAKTVTAVYAWHNRLLTAGRD, encoded by the coding sequence ATGTCGACATTAAACGAACCGACGATTAAGAGCGAGACGATCTTTGAAGGAAAAATTATTACGGTGCAAGTGGATGACGTACAGTTGCCGAACGGCAAGACGGCGACACGCGAACTCGTCAAACATTCGGGAGCAGTTGCGGTACTACCTTTAACGAAGGATCAGCGCCTCGTACTCGTCGAGCAATTTCGCAAGCCACTCGAACGAGTGACGGTGGAAATTCCGGCAGGAAAATTAGAGCCAGGCGAAGATCCACTCGCTTGTGCACAGCGGGAACTGGCCGAGGAGACCGGGTTTACGGCGCGCAAGTGGTCCCCCCTCGTCTCCTTTTTTACGTCGCCAGGCTTTGCCGATGAAAAGATTCACTTGTACGTCGCTGAGCAATTAGAGGCAGGGAAAGCTGCGCCAGATGAGGACGAGTTTGTGCACGCGATGCAAGTGACGTTCGAAGAAGCACAACAACTAATCGCGCAGGGGCGCATTTGCGACGCCAAAACGGTCACGGCTGTATACGCGTGGCACAATCGCCTGTTAACCGCCGGGAGGGACTGA
- the mciZ gene encoding Z-ring formation inhibitor MciZ, which produces MNIYCEQNRLRISGKCWEIRAKLRLLAASQLTVHEWLQRQLPPDPHLRLLRDGEAR; this is translated from the coding sequence ATGAACATATACTGTGAGCAAAATCGCTTGCGAATCAGCGGGAAGTGCTGGGAAATACGGGCAAAATTGAGACTTCTCGCCGCTTCACAACTAACGGTACATGAATGGTTGCAGCGCCAATTGCCGCCCGATCCGCACTTACGGTTGCTTCGCGACGGCGAAGCGCGCTGA
- a CDS encoding Glu/Leu/Phe/Val family dehydrogenase: protein MGIFTQLVEFDYEQLVFCQDKNSGLRAMIAVHDTTLGPALGGARMWMYDTEEDAIRDVLRLSRGMTYKNAAAGLNLGGGKAVIIGDPKKDKSEELFRAFGRFVQGLNGRYITAEDVGTSVEDMDFIYQETDYVTGKSPAFGSSGNPSPVTAYGVYRGMKAAAKVAFGSDDLSDKTIAVQGLGNVAYNLCTHLHKEGATLVVTDINEQRVKQAVEQFGAKAVDPSDIYDAQCDIFSPNALGGIINDDNIPRLKCRLIAGAANNQLQTARHGEIVEANDIVYAPDYVLNAGGVINVADELMGYNRERALKKVETIYDNVLKVFAIAERDSIPSYLAADRMAEERIASIGRSRKQFLTNGKNVYDF, encoded by the coding sequence ATGGGGATTTTTACCCAGTTAGTTGAATTCGACTACGAGCAACTCGTGTTTTGCCAAGATAAAAATTCCGGCCTCCGCGCCATGATCGCCGTTCACGATACAACCCTCGGGCCAGCGCTCGGGGGTGCGCGGATGTGGATGTACGATACGGAAGAAGACGCGATTCGCGACGTCCTTAGGCTCTCGCGCGGCATGACTTATAAAAACGCAGCCGCTGGGCTAAACTTAGGCGGAGGTAAGGCTGTCATTATCGGCGATCCGAAAAAAGATAAATCGGAAGAGTTGTTTCGCGCCTTCGGCCGGTTTGTTCAAGGGCTTAACGGCCGTTATATTACGGCGGAAGACGTCGGTACGAGTGTCGAAGATATGGACTTCATTTATCAAGAGACCGATTATGTCACCGGGAAGTCGCCCGCCTTCGGTTCGAGCGGTAACCCTTCACCGGTGACGGCGTACGGCGTTTACCGCGGGATGAAGGCAGCGGCCAAAGTCGCTTTCGGCAGCGACGATTTAAGTGACAAGACGATTGCTGTGCAGGGGCTCGGTAACGTGGCCTACAATTTGTGCACCCATTTGCACAAAGAAGGAGCCACACTGGTCGTTACCGACATTAACGAGCAGCGGGTGAAACAGGCGGTGGAACAATTTGGCGCAAAAGCCGTCGATCCTAGCGACATTTACGACGCTCAATGCGACATTTTTTCGCCGAACGCCCTCGGTGGGATTATTAACGACGACAACATTCCGCGCTTAAAATGCCGCCTCATCGCCGGTGCGGCGAACAACCAATTGCAGACGGCGCGCCACGGCGAAATTGTCGAAGCGAACGACATCGTCTACGCACCGGATTACGTCCTTAACGCCGGCGGTGTCATTAACGTCGCCGACGAGTTAATGGGCTACAACAGAGAGCGCGCGTTGAAAAAAGTAGAGACGATTTACGATAACGTGCTAAAAGTTTTCGCGATTGCCGAGAGGGACAGCATCCCGAGTTACCTCGCTGCCGACCGGATGGCCGAAGAGCGCATCGCTTCCATCGGGCGCTCCCGCAAGCAGTTTTTGACGAACGGAAAAAACGTCTACGATTTTTAA
- a CDS encoding M20/M25/M40 family metallo-hydrolase, giving the protein MIQSQRLLEEFMELVQIDSETKHEREICDVLKQKLTALGFAVIEDDSRAETGHGAGNIIATLEGTTDAVPIFFTAHMDTVAPGQSIKPQVKDGYIVSDGTTILGSDDKAGVAALIEAARVLQERGLPHGRIQFIITAGEESGLAGSRALKREHIRADYGFAFDSDGPVGDLITGAPTQAKMQVTVTGKAAHAGVNPEDGISAIRVASLAVAKMPLGRVDRETTANIGHFAGGGATNVVCDQVEILAEARSLRKPKLERQLAKMEEAFRAAAAETGGHVQIETRKMYDAFYFTDEDPVVQHAQRAVKKIGRTSRLLTSGGGSDANNFAGKGVPTINLGIGYENIHTTKERIPVAELEKAAEFVLALVDEARHS; this is encoded by the coding sequence GTGATTCAATCACAACGGTTACTAGAGGAATTTATGGAATTAGTGCAAATCGATAGTGAGACGAAGCACGAGCGGGAAATATGCGATGTGTTGAAACAAAAACTGACGGCGTTAGGTTTCGCGGTGATCGAAGATGATTCCAGGGCGGAAACCGGGCATGGCGCCGGAAATATTATCGCTACGTTAGAAGGGACGACTGACGCAGTGCCGATCTTTTTTACGGCGCACATGGATACAGTCGCTCCGGGGCAATCGATTAAACCGCAAGTAAAGGACGGGTACATTGTCTCCGACGGCACGACAATTTTAGGGAGTGACGATAAAGCAGGGGTTGCCGCGTTAATCGAAGCGGCGCGGGTGCTGCAAGAACGGGGGCTCCCGCACGGACGTATTCAGTTTATTATAACCGCGGGTGAAGAATCCGGGCTGGCCGGCTCGCGGGCGCTAAAGCGCGAGCACATCCGCGCTGATTACGGATTCGCTTTCGACTCAGACGGGCCTGTCGGCGATCTGATTACCGGCGCGCCGACACAAGCAAAAATGCAAGTTACAGTTACTGGAAAAGCGGCCCACGCCGGCGTCAATCCGGAAGATGGTATTAGTGCGATTCGCGTCGCCAGCCTAGCAGTAGCAAAAATGCCGCTTGGGCGCGTCGACAGAGAGACGACTGCGAATATTGGACACTTTGCCGGCGGCGGGGCGACGAATGTCGTCTGTGATCAAGTAGAAATTCTAGCCGAAGCACGCAGCTTGCGCAAGCCTAAGTTGGAACGACAACTTGCCAAGATGGAAGAGGCGTTTAGAGCAGCTGCAGCCGAAACAGGCGGACACGTACAGATTGAGACGCGCAAAATGTACGACGCCTTTTATTTCACTGACGAGGATCCCGTCGTTCAGCACGCACAGCGCGCGGTTAAAAAAATCGGCCGAACGAGCCGTCTGCTGACGAGTGGCGGCGGCAGTGATGCCAACAATTTTGCCGGCAAAGGGGTGCCGACGATCAATTTAGGGATCGGCTACGAGAACATTCACACGACGAAAGAACGTATCCCTGTCGCTGAACTAGAAAAAGCTGCCGAGTTCGTCCTTGCCCTCGTCGACGAGGCAAGGCATAGTTAA
- a CDS encoding DUF2627 family protein, translated as MNVENKMRLERVVAILLIAVPGAFGVLGWKWMKDAIYTAMGQQTFQWGVFFSRLFSDWHLYAGFIFLLLALVFIGGFIFHRDAKRNRVQPKLRRNKDHDGSAS; from the coding sequence GTGAACGTCGAAAACAAAATGCGTCTCGAGCGAGTCGTCGCCATCTTGCTCATTGCCGTCCCTGGAGCGTTCGGCGTCCTCGGGTGGAAGTGGATGAAAGACGCCATTTATACCGCGATGGGGCAGCAAACCTTTCAGTGGGGCGTTTTTTTCAGCCGCCTCTTCAGCGACTGGCACTTGTACGCCGGATTTATTTTCTTACTGTTAGCGCTCGTCTTCATCGGGGGCTTCATCTTTCACCGCGATGCGAAACGCAATCGCGTGCAGCCGAAACTGCGCCGCAACAAAGATCACGACGGCAGCGCATCGTGA
- a CDS encoding DUF3866 family protein, translating to MIHWAEGTVVEELERRPGLQYVAVRKREEGRSARVVPAIHFTDWQPPLGIGDRVVLNTTATDLRLGSGGYDFVAWREGEPIDRQPFPGHIVKLRYTPWQLAVRTVEEQGSPAHEQLQGASHIAGMPVLVGELHSMLPILATSLRHLTRAAGYDLRLAYVMTDGAALPIKLSRHVQWLRENDWLVGTVTVGHAFGGDLEAVNVYSGLLAAKHVLQADITIVLMGPGIVGTGTMYGFSGVEQGQIVNAVHTLGGMPIVVPRMSFADRRARHHGLSHHTKTNIAHTILQPAYIALPHIQQDEWRAHCEAQVKAIQREMEKRNKPSHHWRRIRLSDAALKQRLSLYPQRLTTMGRGWEEDPIFFYGVACAADVAWSLFRDSGGSVPGTGASGENGR from the coding sequence ATGATTCATTGGGCGGAAGGAACAGTTGTAGAAGAGCTTGAACGCCGTCCCGGCTTACAATATGTCGCGGTGCGGAAACGGGAGGAAGGTCGTTCGGCACGCGTTGTGCCGGCGATTCATTTTACGGATTGGCAACCTCCGCTCGGCATCGGCGACCGCGTCGTCTTAAATACGACGGCAACCGATCTTCGGCTCGGTAGTGGAGGATACGATTTCGTCGCTTGGCGTGAAGGGGAACCGATCGATCGACAACCGTTTCCCGGACACATTGTAAAGTTGCGTTACACCCCTTGGCAGCTAGCGGTGCGCACTGTCGAAGAACAAGGTTCTCCCGCGCACGAACAGTTACAAGGGGCGTCCCACATCGCGGGGATGCCTGTTCTTGTTGGGGAACTACATAGCATGTTGCCGATCCTCGCCACCTCGCTGCGCCACCTGACGCGCGCGGCAGGGTACGACTTGCGTCTCGCTTACGTGATGACCGACGGGGCCGCACTGCCGATCAAACTGAGCCGACACGTGCAATGGTTGCGCGAAAACGACTGGCTCGTCGGCACCGTCACTGTCGGTCACGCGTTCGGCGGAGATTTAGAGGCGGTTAACGTATACAGCGGTCTGTTGGCGGCTAAACACGTGTTACAGGCGGACATTACCATCGTCCTCATGGGACCGGGAATTGTCGGCACGGGTACAATGTACGGATTTTCCGGCGTCGAACAAGGACAAATCGTAAATGCGGTGCACACGCTTGGCGGGATGCCGATCGTCGTACCGCGCATGAGTTTTGCTGACCGGCGCGCGCGGCATCATGGCCTCAGTCACCACACGAAAACGAACATCGCCCATACGATTTTACAACCGGCGTACATCGCGTTACCGCACATACAACAAGATGAGTGGCGTGCACATTGCGAGGCGCAAGTGAAGGCCATTCAGCGCGAGATGGAAAAGCGAAACAAACCGTCCCACCATTGGCGACGCATTCGGTTAAGCGACGCGGCGTTAAAGCAGCGGCTAAGCCTTTACCCGCAGCGCTTGACGACAATGGGCCGCGGTTGGGAAGAAGATCCTATATTTTTTTACGGCGTCGCTTGCGCGGCGGATGTCGCTTGGTCGCTGTTCCGAGATTCAGGCGGAAGCGTACCCGGAACGGGGGCTAGCGGCGAGAACGGCAGATGA
- a CDS encoding thiamine pyrophosphate-dependent dehydrogenase E1 component subunit alpha, translating into MYRYMLLARKLDERVWLLNRAGKVPFAVSCQGQEGAQVGAAFALDREVDYLCPYYRDLAMVLIFGQTARDTMLAAFAKAEDPNSGGRQMPSHFGSRKHRIFSGSSPVTTQLPHATGFALAAKMEGKPIVTLTSLGEGSTNQGDFHEACNFAGVHRLPVIFFCENNRYAISVPISKQLAVQSVAERAQAYGFPGVSVDGNDPLAVYKAVKEAAERARRGDGPSLIEANVYRLAPHSTDDDDKSYRSAAEVAEARKNDSLQRFSSYLREVGLLTDEREAALVDAIQKEVDEAMRDAEAAPYAAADSLLKYVYEEREAVD; encoded by the coding sequence ATGTACCGTTACATGCTGCTGGCGCGCAAATTGGACGAGCGCGTGTGGCTGTTAAATCGGGCGGGGAAAGTGCCTTTCGCCGTTTCGTGCCAAGGGCAAGAAGGGGCGCAAGTAGGAGCCGCCTTCGCTTTGGATCGCGAAGTCGATTACTTATGCCCGTACTACCGCGACTTGGCGATGGTGCTCATCTTCGGTCAAACGGCGCGCGACACGATGCTAGCCGCGTTTGCAAAGGCGGAAGATCCGAACAGCGGGGGGAGGCAAATGCCGAGTCACTTCGGCAGCCGCAAGCATCGCATCTTTTCCGGCTCAAGTCCGGTGACGACGCAACTGCCACACGCGACGGGCTTTGCCTTAGCGGCAAAAATGGAAGGGAAACCGATCGTCACGTTGACGTCACTTGGCGAAGGTTCGACGAACCAAGGCGATTTTCACGAAGCGTGTAACTTCGCCGGCGTGCACCGCTTGCCAGTCATTTTTTTCTGTGAAAACAACCGCTATGCCATTTCGGTACCGATCAGTAAACAGCTCGCCGTGCAGAGCGTTGCCGAGCGGGCACAGGCGTACGGTTTTCCTGGCGTCTCGGTGGACGGCAACGACCCGCTCGCCGTGTACAAGGCGGTAAAAGAAGCTGCGGAGCGAGCACGACGCGGCGATGGTCCGAGTTTGATTGAAGCGAATGTGTACCGCTTAGCGCCGCACTCGACGGACGATGACGACAAAAGTTACCGCAGTGCGGCAGAAGTGGCGGAGGCGCGCAAGAACGATTCGCTGCAGCGCTTTAGCTCCTATTTACGGGAAGTAGGCTTATTGACGGATGAGCGCGAAGCCGCACTCGTGGACGCGATTCAAAAGGAAGTCGACGAAGCGATGCGCGACGCAGAAGCAGCGCCGTACGCCGCTGCCGATAGTTTACTTAAATACGTTTACGAAGAACGTGAAGCCGTTGATTAA
- a CDS encoding dihydrolipoamide acetyltransferase family protein, producing the protein MIEKVAMPQLGESVTEGTIASWLKQPGDPVNLYEPMCEVVTDKVNAEVPATVAGTLVEIVASEGTTIAVGDIICVIETASGGETPGRATGDAVADGKAPHEAPNAAAAKTAPETAPTTASNEATGAAAVDRTVVPGAGKKPKMRYSPAVLKLAQENGIDLNVLTGSGRGGRITRKDVLTYMAQREQGAVNAASDRQEETQVAGQEQAVRAEHTPSPQTGVPTSAPAPESVHGQTGHKAPPITTVGTPDKIEGTAAQPLSDGERAIPLTPVRRAIAERMVTSKREAPHAWLTVEADVTALVRLRERLKEPFAAREGIKLTYLPFFIKAVVESLKDYPRLNATWAGDKIVEKREINVSVAVAKEDELYVPVVRRADQLSIFGIAAAVDELVRKTAAGELAVQDIAGGTFTVNNTGTFGSIASAPIINYPQAAIISIESIVKRPVVIGDGIAIRDMVNFCLSFDHRVLDGLIAGRFMQSVKAKMEAYGEQTAIY; encoded by the coding sequence ATGATCGAAAAAGTAGCGATGCCCCAACTGGGGGAAAGTGTGACAGAAGGGACAATTGCCTCATGGTTAAAGCAGCCGGGCGATCCGGTCAACTTGTATGAACCGATGTGCGAAGTAGTGACCGATAAAGTGAACGCGGAAGTGCCTGCGACCGTCGCCGGGACACTCGTCGAGATCGTCGCTTCTGAAGGGACAACGATCGCTGTCGGGGATATCATCTGTGTGATTGAAACGGCGTCAGGAGGGGAGACGCCTGGTAGGGCAACGGGTGACGCAGTGGCTGACGGAAAAGCACCGCATGAAGCACCGAACGCAGCGGCTGCCAAAACAGCACCAGAAACAGCTCCTACAACAGCTTCTAACGAAGCTACAGGTGCTGCAGCGGTAGACCGTACAGTCGTTCCAGGCGCGGGAAAAAAGCCAAAGATGCGTTATTCGCCTGCCGTACTTAAATTAGCGCAAGAAAATGGGATCGACCTTAACGTACTAACTGGCAGCGGCCGCGGAGGGCGCATCACGCGCAAAGACGTGCTCACTTACATGGCCCAGCGCGAACAAGGTGCGGTGAACGCAGCATCCGATCGGCAAGAGGAGACGCAAGTAGCGGGACAGGAACAGGCTGTACGGGCTGAACACACACCGTCACCGCAAACAGGTGTACCCACATCCGCACCGGCACCAGAATCTGTGCATGGGCAAACCGGACACAAAGCGCCGCCAATCACAACCGTCGGTACGCCGGACAAGATCGAAGGTACAGCAGCTCAACCGTTGTCGGACGGGGAGCGCGCCATCCCCCTCACACCTGTACGGCGAGCCATTGCCGAGCGGATGGTGACGAGTAAACGGGAAGCGCCGCATGCGTGGCTGACCGTTGAAGCGGACGTGACCGCACTTGTGCGCTTGCGGGAGCGGCTGAAAGAGCCGTTTGCCGCGCGTGAAGGGATCAAGTTGACATATTTACCATTTTTTATAAAGGCAGTCGTCGAGTCGCTGAAGGACTATCCACGGCTAAACGCGACGTGGGCTGGCGATAAAATCGTCGAAAAGCGCGAGATCAACGTATCGGTCGCCGTCGCCAAAGAGGACGAACTATACGTACCCGTCGTGCGCCGCGCCGATCAGCTGAGCATTTTCGGCATTGCCGCAGCGGTGGACGAACTCGTGCGCAAGACAGCTGCGGGAGAGTTAGCGGTACAAGACATTGCCGGCGGTACGTTTACGGTGAACAATACGGGCACCTTCGGGTCGATCGCTTCGGCACCGATTATTAATTACCCACAAGCGGCGATTATTAGTATCGAAAGCATCGTCAAGCGTCCCGTCGTCATCGGTGACGGGATTGCCATTCGCGATATGGTCAACTTCTGTCTCTCCTTTGACCACCGCGTGTTAGACGGCCTCATCGCGGGGCGGTTTATGCAAAGTGTCAAAGCGAAGATGGAGGCGTACGGGGAACAAACGGCGATTTACTAA
- a CDS encoding alpha-ketoacid dehydrogenase subunit beta codes for MAQLSYIEAVTKAMRDAMHRDEKVFILGEDVGVRGGVFRATAGLIEAFGEKRVIDSPLSESLIVGASIGAAAYGMRPIAEIQFADFIMPAVNQIISEAAKLRYRSNNDWHCPLVIRTPYGGGVHGGLYHSQSIESLFASVAGLKIVMPATPYDAYGLLAASIEDNDPVLFLEHKRCYRLIKGEVPDEPYTLPIGKADVKREGTDVTVISYGLSLHFALEAADKLAREGISAHVLDLRTVRPLDKEAILEATAKTGKVLIVHEDNKTGGIGGEVSALIAEEALFELDAPIVRLGGPDIPAMPYSSPLEKEYMLNARKVEQAMRDLAEF; via the coding sequence ATGGCTCAATTATCGTATATCGAAGCGGTGACGAAAGCGATGCGCGACGCGATGCACCGCGATGAAAAAGTATTTATCCTCGGCGAAGACGTCGGCGTGCGCGGCGGCGTGTTCCGCGCGACGGCGGGACTGATCGAGGCGTTCGGCGAGAAACGCGTCATCGATTCGCCGCTGTCGGAGTCGCTTATCGTCGGCGCGTCGATCGGGGCGGCCGCTTACGGCATGCGTCCGATTGCCGAAATTCAATTTGCCGATTTTATTATGCCCGCCGTCAACCAAATTATTAGTGAAGCGGCAAAGCTGCGCTACCGATCGAACAACGACTGGCACTGTCCTCTCGTCATCCGTACACCTTACGGCGGCGGCGTGCACGGCGGCCTGTATCACTCGCAAAGCATCGAGTCGCTATTTGCGAGTGTCGCTGGGCTGAAAATCGTCATGCCGGCCACGCCGTACGATGCGTATGGCTTGCTCGCCGCGTCGATCGAAGACAACGATCCGGTGCTCTTTTTGGAACATAAGCGGTGCTATCGCCTCATTAAAGGGGAAGTGCCGGACGAACCGTACACGCTGCCGATTGGGAAAGCGGACGTGAAGCGGGAAGGGACCGACGTCACCGTTATCAGCTACGGTTTAAGCTTGCATTTTGCCTTAGAAGCTGCCGACAAGTTAGCCCGCGAGGGCATTAGTGCGCACGTGCTAGATTTGCGCACGGTACGCCCGCTAGACAAAGAGGCTATTTTGGAGGCGACAGCGAAAACCGGTAAGGTGCTCATCGTACACGAAGACAATAAAACAGGGGGCATAGGCGGCGAAGTTTCGGCATTGATCGCCGAGGAGGCGCTGTTTGAACTGGATGCGCCAATTGTGCGTCTAGGTGGCCCGGACATACCGGCGATGCCGTATAGCTCGCCGCTGGAAAAGGAATACATGTTAAATGCGCGAAAAGTGGAACAGGCGATGCGCGATTTAGCCGAATTTTAA
- the yqiS gene encoding phosphate butyryltransferase, whose translation MEQLKKFSQIIEKAQQVSGVTVAVAAAADHEVLEAVSKADALGLARFILFGDEKEIRRLQQMHELTFAHVDIVHAATDRAACQAAVQTVSSGEADIVMKGMVSTADILRAALNKETGIRNGKRVLSHIVLFEVPHYDRLIYVTDTGMNLAPELKEKVQIVENAVELAHVLGNTEPKVAALTALEVVNPSMPATVDAAALAKMSERGQIKGCILDGPFALDNAVSKRAAEHKGIASPVAGEADVLLVDNIEAGNSLYKSLVYFAQSQMGGVILGGRAPIVLTSRADTSDAKLNSIALAVLYAAKK comes from the coding sequence GTGGAACAACTTAAAAAATTCTCTCAAATAATAGAAAAAGCGCAACAAGTGTCAGGGGTGACTGTGGCCGTAGCTGCAGCGGCGGACCACGAAGTTTTGGAAGCGGTTTCTAAAGCGGACGCGTTGGGCCTCGCACGCTTCATATTATTCGGAGATGAAAAAGAGATTCGCCGTTTGCAACAGATGCATGAGTTGACGTTTGCGCACGTCGACATCGTCCACGCAGCGACCGACCGTGCGGCTTGTCAAGCTGCAGTGCAAACAGTGAGCTCTGGGGAAGCGGACATCGTCATGAAAGGGATGGTGTCGACGGCCGATATTTTGCGCGCCGCCTTAAATAAAGAAACGGGCATCCGCAACGGCAAACGGGTGCTCAGTCATATCGTTCTCTTTGAAGTGCCGCACTACGATCGCCTCATTTACGTGACCGATACGGGAATGAACTTGGCGCCAGAGCTAAAGGAAAAGGTGCAAATCGTCGAAAACGCAGTCGAACTCGCGCACGTTCTCGGAAATACCGAGCCAAAAGTGGCGGCACTCACGGCACTCGAAGTCGTCAATCCGAGTATGCCTGCGACGGTAGACGCTGCAGCTTTAGCAAAAATGTCTGAACGGGGTCAAATAAAAGGGTGTATCCTCGACGGTCCGTTCGCGCTCGACAACGCCGTTTCTAAACGGGCAGCCGAGCACAAAGGGATCGCCAGTCCCGTTGCCGGCGAAGCGGACGTTTTGCTCGTGGATAACATTGAAGCGGGGAACAGTCTGTACAAATCGCTCGTTTACTTTGCGCAAAGTCAAATGGGCGGGGTCATTCTCGGCGGACGTGCACCGATTGTGCTCACCTCCCGCGCGGATACGAGTGACGCTAAATTAAATTCGATCGCGTTGGCCGTGTTATATGCGGCCAAAAAATAA
- the lpdA gene encoding dihydrolipoyl dehydrogenase yields MADQYDLVVLGAGPGGYVAAIRAAQLGMRVAVVEREHVGGVCLHKGCVPSKTLLRSAEVYRTVRRADEFGIAANNLAIDVGKIMARKTSVVQQLHKGVEHLLSKHKVDIVHGIGRIMGPSIFAPQAGTIAVEQSDGESVTLVPKHVVIATGSKPRQLAGLTVDGVRVLHSDHALKLEKFPRSMLIVGGGAIGIEWASLLSDFGVEVTIIEAADRILPTEDADISREMARLLKKRKVKLLTRAEIMTEATTVSETEVALTVTQGEVQKQLVAEQVLLCVGREPRIDDIGLANTDIQVEGGAIAVNAFMQTAESHIYAIGDVVGGMQLAHVASREGIIAVEHMAGRDPLPLDERQLPRCTYSHPEVASVGLSEQQAKAQGFKVTVGKIPFRAIGKAVVGGDVDGFVKVVADRETDDVLGVHAIGPHVTDMIAEAGFGLLLNATPWEMSQVIHPHPTLSEAIGEAALAAIGRPIHGI; encoded by the coding sequence GTGGCCGATCAGTACGATTTAGTTGTTCTCGGCGCGGGGCCGGGAGGTTACGTCGCCGCGATTCGCGCGGCGCAGTTAGGCATGCGTGTCGCCGTTGTCGAGCGGGAACACGTGGGCGGCGTTTGCTTGCACAAAGGGTGTGTGCCGAGTAAAACGTTGCTCCGCAGCGCAGAGGTGTACCGGACGGTGCGCCGGGCGGACGAGTTTGGGATTGCGGCAAACAACCTAGCAATCGACGTCGGCAAAATAATGGCGCGAAAAACGAGCGTCGTTCAGCAGTTACATAAAGGTGTTGAGCACCTATTATCAAAACATAAGGTAGATATCGTTCACGGCATCGGACGGATTATGGGGCCGTCGATTTTTGCACCGCAAGCGGGGACGATCGCCGTAGAACAGTCGGACGGTGAAAGTGTGACGCTCGTCCCAAAACACGTCGTAATTGCAACCGGTTCAAAGCCGAGACAGCTTGCGGGACTTACGGTGGATGGCGTGCGTGTCCTCCATTCGGATCACGCCTTAAAGCTCGAGAAGTTTCCCCGTTCGATGCTCATCGTCGGCGGTGGCGCGATCGGTATTGAGTGGGCTTCGCTGTTGAGTGATTTCGGCGTCGAAGTGACGATTATCGAAGCGGCTGACCGCATCTTACCTACGGAAGACGCCGATATTAGTCGCGAGATGGCGCGGCTGCTCAAAAAGCGCAAAGTAAAGCTTCTCACGCGTGCGGAGATAATGACCGAGGCGACAACGGTCAGTGAGACTGAAGTGGCGCTAACCGTGACGCAAGGAGAGGTGCAGAAACAACTAGTAGCTGAGCAAGTGCTGTTGTGCGTCGGCCGCGAACCGCGCATCGACGATATCGGCTTAGCTAATACGGACATCCAAGTGGAAGGCGGCGCGATCGCGGTCAACGCCTTCATGCAGACGGCGGAAAGTCACATTTACGCCATTGGCGATGTCGTCGGCGGCATGCAGCTCGCACACGTCGCCTCGCGCGAGGGCATCATTGCCGTCGAACATATGGCTGGGCGCGATCCCCTCCCGCTCGACGAGCGGCAATTGCCTCGCTGTACGTACAGTCACCCGGAAGTGGCGTCAGTCGGCTTAAGTGAGCAGCAGGCGAAGGCGCAAGGGTTTAAAGTGACTGTCGGCAAAATACCGTTCCGCGCGATCGGCAAAGCTGTCGTCGGCGGCGACGTCGACGGGTTTGTGAAAGTGGTCGCCGACCGCGAGACGGACGACGTGTTAGGGGTGCATGCCATCGGACCGCACGTGACCGACATGATCGCCGAAGCGGGCTTTGGCTTGCTATTAAATGCAACGCCGTGGGAAATGTCGCAAGTGATCCATCCGCATCCAACGTTGTCAGAAGCGATCGGAGAGGCGGCGTTGGCGGCCATCGGGCGCCCTATTCACGGCATATAA